The sequence CCCTCTGAAAATTCAGAACACCAACAGCCATGCCGTCTTTGCCAACAGGCGATTCCAGTGCGATATCAGCCGATATTGCGCCTGCGCTGTGCTGGTTAGCGCCTTTGTGGCGCATCACGCCCTGGCCTGTTATCGTAAGCCCGCCGCTTATCTTGAGGCCGTAAATACTGTGAATTGGGTGGAGTTTATGCCCAAGCCCGTCAACCACCTCTTGCTCCTTCAGCATATCTTCTATCTTTCCAACTCTTGTTTTAAGTTCCTCAATAGACATATCGCCTGCCTTATTTGACTCCTGACTCTCCGCCATGGCAGAGTGATCCCAAACTGTAAATAATACTACAGCAACTATAATAAAGATCTTTTTCATTTCCTTCTCCTTTCATCGAGGTTTTTTGGAATGAACGGTCTCCTGGCTCGGGACTATCTACTTGCCAACCTTCCCATCCATATTAGGATAGTGGTTTAATTTGGCTTTCGTTTCCCTTACAGTTGCGGGACAGCAGAGGATTCTCACCTCTTTCCTCAATTTCATTCCATGAATATTTATAATCATACATCTAAAATATTTTTAACTATCTCATTTATCACCCCCTTCATGCTCATCATGCCTTGCAAACGGCCCATGACTGTGAATGTGCGTAATATCCCCGTGCCTGTGGGTATGCTCATGGATTATATTGACCTTCAGGAGCATGTCCTTATCCCTTAAAACCTCCACCGGCCTGCCGTCTGATACAATTGTATGGTCCTCGCTTAGCACAACCACTCTATCGGCCAAATCCTCTACTATGCTCAGGTCATGCGTTGCCATTACGATGGTCTTCTTTATTTTTCTTAATTCGTCAATGAGTTCAAAGAACCAGACCTGCGTCCGCGGGTCAAGGCCGCCTGTAGGCTCATCCAGAAGAAGGACCTCAGGATTTATTGAAAGCACTGCCGCAATTGCCACCTTTTTCTTTTCTCCGCCGCTTAAGTGATGGGGCTGTCTGTCTTTCAATGGCCTTATGCCCAGCATATCAAGCACATCTTCAATTCGCCGTTTGACCTCATCCTTTGGTATATCTAATTGCAATGGACCGAATGCAATCTCATCCCATACTGTTGGGCAAAATATCTGAACATCCGGTTCCTGAAATACAAAGCCTACCTTGCTTCTGAAAAATCCGGCAAATTCTCCGATCAGGCTGTCTTGCGTCACAACCTTGCCAAGCGCCATGACAGAGCCTTGAACAGGAAATGCAAGGCCGGCCATTATCTTTAACAAGGTTGATTTTCCGCTGCCATTTGCGCCGAGGATGGCCAGACTCTCGCCGCTTTCAACCTGCATGTTTATATCCTTCAGGCCCAAATGCTTATCAGCATAATGATAGCTGACTTTCTCTATGTTGAATACCGTCATTGCAATCCCTTACACCTGCACCGATAGAAGCAGCACAAATATCGCAAATCCCATCCAAATATAATCCCGCCCCCTCATCTTAAAGCTGCTCATGGTTTTTACTTCTCCTGTAAAGCCGCGGGCAGCCATGGCAAGAGAGACTCCCTCTGCAATCTCCATAGACCTTTGCATTATAAACCATATTTGAGAAGCCAGCCACCCCCGTCCTTCTTTTACAGTCAAAGACTTTATAGTCCTCGCCTTTCTTGCCATATGGCTGTCCTCTGCGACCTTTATCAAAACCATTATATATCTGAATGTCATGGAAAGGGCTGTAATAAAAAACCTCGGTATCGGAAAACTCCTGAGCGCCCTGAATATATCCGGGTATCCTGTGGTAAGGATGAAAAGGGATAATATAGAGGCCATCGCCGCTACCCTTAATAAAAATACGGATATATTTTCAAGCCCCTGCCTGGATATATATAAATCAAAATTATTGAAGCTGAATATTTTTACAATAACCGTGCCGGGTGTTATAAAATTAAATGCAGTTGGCAAAACAAGAAAAAGCGTGAATGCAAGAACCGGCAGGGTCCTTCTGAACAGGATAATCACATTTATCCTTGACGCAGCAGACATTGCCGCGGCCATAAATAAAAGCCCTGTGATTGATAATATGCCCTTAAGAAGGGCGGCAGATACAATGAATAAAAGCGCGCCAAAAAGCCTTGCCCTTGGATCAATTGCCTGAAGCAGGCCTCTTTTATTTGAAAAACTTTCAGGTTCCAGAACCTCTTTTAAAAAAGACGCCATTGCCTCTATATTCTTTTCAATAAAACCTCTGCCCCTGCCAACTGCGCGGCATGGACAGAAGCCCACCTCAGTTTTTTTAAGCCAATCGGGTATCTTTACTCCTTTTTCCATATCCTCCCCGCAATATATATTGTCAGCACAATCACTGTGCTGCCAAGCGCAGCAGAAATAACATAGCCAAGGGCTGATTTTACCTGGCTGTCAAAACCAGGGATATTATAACCAGGCATAAGGCTTGTCCAGAATCCCTCAAGCCCTTTTAAACCTTCAGGTATAAATCCTAACAACGTCTTTAATTCCTTTGATGCCCATTCGCCCCATGCAGCGCCTTGAGCCAGAAGTCCAAGGGGTGTAATGAGTATTAAAATGCCCAGCCCTATCCAGAGCGGTCTTAAAGGGTTTGCCGCAGGCCTATACAACACAGCCTCGTTTGTTTTTAAGATATAAGAAACAATCATGGCAGTGCCTATCCCCTCAATAAGACCAAAAAATAAGAGATGGCTTGCGGCCATTGCAGGTATTGTAATGGATAAAGGATACGGCGCATACAAAGGCCTGCCGTCAGGCGAACTTGCTATAAGAGGCTGTATCCCAAGTTCAACTGCTGCTGCAAGGGCAGTAATATTCATAGCAACATAACCTGCAATAAAAAACGCAATCCATTTTCTTTTTTGCCCCGGATTGCCGGCAGCAATAATATGGTATACATAGTAGCCTGCAAAAGGCATCAGGAATGCCATATTAAAAGAGTTCGCCCCAAGTGTTGTAACGCCTCCGTCACCGAATAACAATGCCTGGATGGTAAGGGCAATGGATACTGCCACAACAGCTGCCCACGGCCCAAGCATACAGGCCACAACAACGGCGCCCACCATATGCCCTGTGGTGCCGCCTGGGATTGGGATATTAAACATCATTATCACAAAGGTAAACGCAGCGCTCAGGGCAAGCATGGGTATCTCTTTTGCCTGCAATGTCTTCTGTAGTTTTCTGGCTGCCAGATACCAGACAGGTGACATCGCCAGATACAAAATCCCGCATGTCTTTGGACTTAAATAACCGTCAGGGATGTGCATGTTTCCCATCTGCCATCATCAGCAGCGCATTCACAATGGCAACGGCCACAGTGCTGCCGCCTTTTTTGCCTTTGATGGAAATATACGGCAAATCAAGTTTCATCAATTCTTCCTTTGATTCTTCCGCCCCAACAAAGCCGACAGGGACGCCGATAACAACGGCCGGCCTTGCCTTCTCTTCTTTAATCATCTTTATAAGTTCCAGAAGCGCAGTAGGCGCATTGCCTATAACAACGATACTGCTGTCCATATAGCCTAATGCCTTTTGCATCGCAGCAGCGGTTTTTGTTATATTATCTTTTTGCGCCTGAGCTATCACATCCGCATCTGCCACAAAACATCTGATCTGTCCGCCAAATTTATTAAATCTTTCTCTGCTTATCCCAACCTCTACCATCCTTACATCAGTAATTATATCGGCGCCTCTTGAGATTGCATCTATGCCCGCCTCAATTGCGTTATTGCCGAACCTGACCAAGTCCGCATATTCAAAGTCTGCTGTTGTATGAACCAGCCGTTTTACTATCGGAAGTTCCATTGCGTCAAACCTTGACTCATCAAGCTGCTCGCCTATTATCTTAAAGGATTCTGCTTCAATGGGATGCTGGTTTGGTGAGTGGTGAGCAGGGCAAGGCTTTAGCCGACCCATGATTTGTTCTATCCGCTCTATCGCAACATCTACCAATTTTTCATGATAGCCCAGATGCGGCGCTAAAACAAACTCGAGATTAGGATATTTCTTTTCTGCTGTGCCTATCTCAAAGGGGAGGTCTTTTGTAACATGGCTGCCCATATAAAGAAAATAGGGGTGGACGATTATCTTTTCGGCCCCCTGTTTTACCAAAAGATCAACTGCCTCAGAAAAATCAGGATGTTCAAACTGCAAAAAGGCAGGCTGAACAATGTCGTAGCTGCCCTTTTCCTTAACAGATTTTGCAACTTCATGCAGCGTATTATTTGCCTTTGACACAGGGCTGCCGTGGCCGAGTATGATAATGGCAGTAGACTGTAAAATGGGAATTTTGATTTGGTTCAGAACATCCTCCTTGACCCTTGACCCTCTAAATAAAAATCCCCAGCCTCCGATAAATCAAAGACTGGGGATCAATAAAGATTCTATTAACCCTCACCTTCTTTACCATCGAAGACTTTAGTGAGGCATTACAAATATATCCTGGCAGGTCTCCTGACTTACGGTTCTTCCTACTCTCTGACGCCTTCCCAGTAAAAACCAGTGGCTTATGTGCAGATTTCGTCGCCGTTTACAGTGGCGGGTCCGTGAGGGATTTTCACCCCCTTCCCTATTCTACCCCAATGAAACATCGGGGGCACCTGAATATAACATTTAATTGTAATTTATCTTTATCTTAAATTACGCCCTGTGTCAAGGATAAATATAGTTTTTATGTTTTTACTGCTTGAGATTATTCTTATATTGTGGTATCAAAATCAGCATGAAGATTGTAAAAATAATACTTTTTACTATTATGCTCATTCTCCCTTGCTTACGGCTTGAGGCAAGCGTATATTTGCCTATATATAAGGCGAGTTTCTGGATTGGAAGACTTGGCAATCCTGATGAATCTATACTTACACCAGTGCAGATTGAAAAAATGAATAATACTATCCTTGATGAGAATGATGAAATGGCAAATGTAACAGAATTGGGAGATACGGTTTCAAGACAGGATTTAATAGAATGGCTGTTTGAAGACCCTATCCCGCAGGACAAGGAGATGTTTGACAGAAAAGGACGGGTTATAAAAGGGAACTTCTATAAAGACGTTATGGATAATATAAATACTACCGGGATAACGGAATCTAACGGATTGATATTTGGCGCAATTACAAAAAAGGCGGATATCAGGGCTTTCCCAACAGATGAACCCGTCCTGAAAAGCCCTT is a genomic window of Deltaproteobacteria bacterium containing:
- a CDS encoding ABC transporter ATP-binding protein, yielding MTVFNIEKVSYHYADKHLGLKDINMQVESGESLAILGANGSGKSTLLKIMAGLAFPVQGSVMALGKVVTQDSLIGEFAGFFRSKVGFVFQEPDVQIFCPTVWDEIAFGPLQLDIPKDEVKRRIEDVLDMLGIRPLKDRQPHHLSGGEKKKVAIAAVLSINPEVLLLDEPTGGLDPRTQVWFFELIDELRKIKKTIVMATHDLSIVEDLADRVVVLSEDHTIVSDGRPVEVLRDKDMLLKVNIIHEHTHRHGDITHIHSHGPFARHDEHEGGDK
- the cbiQ gene encoding cobalt ECF transporter T component CbiQ; translation: MEKGVKIPDWLKKTEVGFCPCRAVGRGRGFIEKNIEAMASFLKEVLEPESFSNKRGLLQAIDPRARLFGALLFIVSAALLKGILSITGLLFMAAAMSAASRINVIILFRRTLPVLAFTLFLVLPTAFNFITPGTVIVKIFSFNNFDLYISRQGLENISVFLLRVAAMASILSLFILTTGYPDIFRALRSFPIPRFFITALSMTFRYIMVLIKVAEDSHMARKARTIKSLTVKEGRGWLASQIWFIMQRSMEIAEGVSLAMAARGFTGEVKTMSSFKMRGRDYIWMGFAIFVLLLSVQV
- the cbiM gene encoding cobalt transporter CbiM, with product MGNMHIPDGYLSPKTCGILYLAMSPVWYLAARKLQKTLQAKEIPMLALSAAFTFVIMMFNIPIPGGTTGHMVGAVVVACMLGPWAAVVAVSIALTIQALLFGDGGVTTLGANSFNMAFLMPFAGYYVYHIIAAGNPGQKRKWIAFFIAGYVAMNITALAAAVELGIQPLIASSPDGRPLYAPYPLSITIPAMAASHLLFFGLIEGIGTAMIVSYILKTNEAVLYRPAANPLRPLWIGLGILILITPLGLLAQGAAWGEWASKELKTLLGFIPEGLKGLEGFWTSLMPGYNIPGFDSQVKSALGYVISAALGSTVIVLTIYIAGRIWKKE
- a CDS encoding precorrin-8X methylmutase — its product is MSKANNTLHEVAKSVKEKGSYDIVQPAFLQFEHPDFSEAVDLLVKQGAEKIIVHPYFLYMGSHVTKDLPFEIGTAEKKYPNLEFVLAPHLGYHEKLVDVAIERIEQIMGRLKPCPAHHSPNQHPIEAESFKIIGEQLDESRFDAMELPIVKRLVHTTADFEYADLVRFGNNAIEAGIDAISRGADIITDVRMVEVGISRERFNKFGGQIRCFVADADVIAQAQKDNITKTAAAMQKALGYMDSSIVVIGNAPTALLELIKMIKEEKARPAVVIGVPVGFVGAEESKEELMKLDLPYISIKGKKGGSTVAVAIVNALLMMADGKHAHP